Below is a window of Thermodesulfomicrobium sp. WS DNA.
GGCCTCGGGCGGGTGCTTGCGGGCCATGACGATGACCCCCAGGGGGATGGGGAGCCCGTGGGAGACTTCCCGCCACCACTGGCCCAGGTCGAGGGCGAGGCTGAGGCCTAGGCGCGCGTAGATGAGGGCGGTCTCGTGGATGACGAGGCCGGCGTCCACGGCGCCGGTTTGGACCATCTGCGGGATGGCGTGAAAGATGGCGGGCACGGCCTCGAACTCGGGGCCGAGGGCGGCGCGCAGCAGCCGGTAGGCCGTGGTGGCGAGCCCGGGCACGGCGATGCGCTGCAGACGTTGGGGCGGCGGGGTGCGCGTGACCAGCTTGGGGCCGTGTTCCAAGCCGAAGGCCCCGCCGCAGGACAGGATGTGGTATTCGGCAAGGTCCAGGGCGGCTGCGGCGCTCACCTTGATGACGTCGAAGCATCCCTGGGCGGCGCGCTCGTTGAGTTCTTGGACATCGTGCCAGAAAAAGCGGGCCGTGGGGCCAGGGATGCGGCCGAGAATCCACGAGCCGAAGATCCAGGTGTCGTTGGGGCAGGGAGAGATGGCGACGTTCATGACGGGTGGGCAAA
It encodes the following:
- a CDS encoding 1,4-dihydroxy-6-naphthoate synthase, coding for MNVAISPCPNDTWIFGSWILGRIPGPTARFFWHDVQELNERAAQGCFDVIKVSAAAALDLAEYHILSCGGAFGLEHGPKLVTRTPPPQRLQRIAVPGLATTAYRLLRAALGPEFEAVPAIFHAIPQMVQTGAVDAGLVIHETALIYARLGLSLALDLGQWWREVSHGLPIPLGVIVMARKHPPEARAAVEDAIRKSLTFARSHPEAVMPLVRSLAQELDAPTLANHIAAYANDLSLDMGEAGRAALALLSRLGTSA